In Zingiber officinale cultivar Zhangliang chromosome 1A, Zo_v1.1, whole genome shotgun sequence, the DNA window TCGCTGCACCCTCCTCCATCGCCATGTCCGTCTGAGAATAGACCTCTCTCTGTGAGGAAGGAAGCTCAAGGTGGGAGGAAACAAAGGTGGGGTGTTGCCTCTACTCTTCGATTGGAGCTCGCGCACGCTTTACTCATGTGTTTCTTATTTCAATCGGTGCATTTCTTGGAGCATTTGGGATcaataaattttgccttgaagtGTTTCCCCCCTAAAAGTTTGGTCTTGCTTGGAAGATGAACTGGGTTCTATGGTTTCTGCTATTAATTTGACGATTTGTTTTCTTGCTTATGAGTGTGATGAATATGTTCTCTCTCAGCGTCTCTGGAATGTTTTTCCCATCTGATGTTTGGCATTTTAAGCGTCAAGATATCttattctttcttcttctttttcttatttgtttgcaGTCAGGATGGAACTCTGAATTGGCATGTTCTTGTTAATTTGAtaaagagtttcctttcttctttacGTAATCGCTTCATGTTCTGTTTTCCCCATTCGGTGACGCGATCCTTGAAATCCCCGTTCATTTTCTTTCACGTTGaaagatttgggtgtaaatttaaAGGATCTTGATTGATGCTGAAGTTTGCTGGTTATCCTTCATGTGAGtatgaatttcatttttttttttaaaaaaaaaagaaagaaaattcaacTTTCACTACTCCagaaaaaataggaaaaacaaAAGGATGTTTATTTTCCGTCGTCTCTGAAAAGTTGCACCTGTTCATCAATCATCATGCCTTGTTGAATGGCTGGCTGAACTAGTTTACCCCGATCAATTTGTTTTCAGGATCGTTGTCTTGAACTCAAGAACTGGGTAGAGTAAGAGAGCAGAGCCTTCAAGATATGCTGAGGGCAATGAACAAGGTCCGTAAAGATCAGAGCACAGGGCAGCTATCATCTGATTCGTTTTCAGATTCTCGGTTCTCCTCTAATGGCCTGATTCAGAAGGCCAGGAACACCTCCCTCTTCAGTGTTCCTGGACTCTTTATGAACGCCAATTCCAAAGGCTTATCAGATTGTGAATCAGGCACGAGCCCTACTTCCCCTTTAGACTTCAAGAACTGCTCCAACCCTGGCAACTCTTTTCTTGGTTTCCCTAAATCGACCAGCCTTGACTGGAAGCCCAAATGCTGGGACTGTAACAAGGTAGGCCTGAGTCTGGTGGATGTTCTGAGCGATGACAACAAGTCTTCAGGGGAGTTCTTGGGACTGTCTGGGAGTGGGAACATCTTGTTCGGTCCACAGATGAGAACCAACATCTCATGCCCCAAATCTCACACCAATCCCTCTGGTGAAGCTCCCAAATCTTTGCCGAAAGACTATGGGATTTATTCACAGTTCCACAATAAATCAACTGATCTCCGAAGGAACTCGAGGATGACTCTTGAATCCAAAGGAGCTGAATCAGAATCCAGAGATTTTGGGTTGCTGAGATCTTGCTCTGCAGAAATAAGTGGATCATCCTCTCCACTGTCCAATTCTCAAGTCTTTCCATTAGATTCAAAAAGTGCAATGGGGAGCATAAATTTTGACAAATATGCTGAGTTCATCCCTGCATCGATCGGCTCATCTTCAAGAATCATCACGTCAATTTCAGCCAGCGAAATGGAGCGATCCGAGGACTACACTTGCATTATATCTCATGGCCCAAACCCTAAAACAACTCACATTTTTGGAGATTGTATAATTGAAAGCCCCAGCTTTCCTCCAGAAAATTATAAGAATAAGAACGGTAAAGACCAGGAAACTTATGCCTGGCCTTTGAAGTCCTCTAAACATTCTCTTCCTAGTTCCTCCAATGACTTTCTCAGCCTCTGCTTGTACTGCAATAAGAAGCTGGAAGAGGGGAAAGATATATACATGTATAGGTCAGTTTCATTTCCATATGTCAGTTAATTTCTCGTCATGCTCCGAGAAGCAACCGAACTTTCTAAATGCTACACTGTATAATGTTTCAGGGGTGATAGAGCTTTCTGCAGCAGTGACTGCCGTGACAGAGAAATTTTGAACGACGAAGAGTCGGAGAAGGCTACTATTGCTTCGTCTTCTCCTCCTGGCCCATCCTTCTATGAGGCAATCTTTTTCGAGGACACAGCCATGGCTCCACATGCTAGttgattttcaatttttcaacttGCATTCCGTTTCTGATGCTGAGATTGCTACGGTAAACACTAAACAGTCTGTGATCATTTGTCTATCGAGAGCTGTCCGTGTGAATCTTTAGCGGCCATGGATGATCACCGTGTACATTCATGTGTTTGCTAATTTGATCTTAGCGTGCATGCCGCTATTGAGTCATGAAAAATCCTTGGCAATTAATTTCCCTCTGTCTGAAGAAGTCTCTGTTGCAATAATTTTGATCAGAAAAGGTGTAAGCCGACGGTTCGATGGCTCACCATTTTTTTCAGCTTTTTTATTAGCTGAATTGATGTACAACCAATTCAGACCTCTAATGAGTATATTTGAGCAAAACATTGCTTGCTCATGAACTGTCCCTTTAGAATGTAAAGGCTTTTGCCAATATGTATGCACTGTTGTCGACTTGCATCACAGCCTCGAAGCTGCATATTATTATTGTCAATAGAGTTCAACGCAATTATAGACCAACAGTGATTTGCATTATGGTGCACTCAATAAGCTGCATGACAATAGCTTTTTCTTCTGGTAAAGACTCTGATTTAGACGGCATTCAATCAATCATTGTTGTAACCTAATTTATGTTTGGGGTGAAGTTATCAATCAAATCGAACATCGATGTTTTTCAGTTTCCCGTCACATTTTGTTCATTGGATGAGACTAGCATATAAAAACTTATAGTCGAAATCATTCTGAAAGCTCAATGAGATGCGGTTCGCTCATTATTGACGAACAAAAAACTTGTTTAGTCGCATCATTTGATGCTCCCACGAAAACAATATCTGAGAAACTTTATTCAATTTTCTGATACAAAGCGGGCAGTTGAAAGGACGCTTGAAAGAAGCAACTATCATTTCAACTGATTGATTTTTGTCTAGTGGATAGATCACATCGCTCTGACTTTGGTAACCACTTGTCTATcgtatttattatttatgttcctcttcctttttttttttttatatatttttttatgatgTTATCTGAAATAGGTGTCAGTATTCGGTTGGAAACTCATTCAACCGTCTGCAAGTGGGTTATCGCTGGGAATTATGACACTGTAGTTTTCACTGGGAATTCAGTGGTGAAAATTCATCGTTTATGCATGTCAAGGAGAACCCTGAGCCAGGAAGGCAATGAAGCCGTTGTCATATTGTCACGATGAGCTCATGATGTGCTCCAGTTTGCTACACACCTGCTCCAACGATTGCAGGCGCTGATTAAGGAGTCGGAGAATATTTAACACAGTATCCGAAGAATGCGGGGAAATGAAAAATAAAGGCCaagttcttaaaaaaaaaaatctgcaaatGACACTTGTAAGGTACGAAAAACAGAGACAAATTATCCAAACAGAGCCTTTCATATTAGCAAATATTCAATTGAGCTTCTTCTCTATTTCTAAAACATCTTAAATAGGATTGAAATATTTCACAACTTATAGTCAAACCATAGGTAAATAAGTAcctgtttatttatttaattaaatttatattttctaaATGGGAATTTTCTCTTATGCcttaaaaatctaaaatctatTAGATATTAGGTTGATCCACCAAACAACATTCTAATTTCTTCATATCATGTTGTCTGTTGAAATAATagcaaatttgtttttttttaaaaaaaagagacaGATCTGACTTTAACATCTGAATAACAGGTAAGCATAAGAATTTGTTCCTAgaggaaaaaaaattgataatgcaGTTAATCTCTATTCCTGAGTGATtatcaggataaatcgagaagcgcacGTGACGGTCAGTCTAAAAATCTAATATTATTTGATTACGCCTTTTAtttgaagaaatttttttataaatacgtCATAATATCTGGATGACACTCTGAATATTATCACGATCTGAATGACATAAAATATAGGTACATTCTCACGTTAACAGACTAAAATAAGAGACTTGATGCAGGAAGTCGTTGCTTTTTAGGCAAATTCCGCCTACGGGACGAAGCCCGCGCATATCGCGATCGATGAGAGGGGGCCGGAAGGGAATCCAATGTCGCGCGGCGATGATCCGGGGACAAATTCGTACGAACCTGTCTGCGGTCGCGCGTGCGTGCTGTGCTGCCCGTGCACTGTGCAGTGTGCGACAGTGCCGTGCTGTCCCACGCGCAGGCGCAGCTGCAGCCTGCAGTTGAATAATGCCAATCCTCGCGTCGTCACGGCCACGCTATGTGCCTCTGTTTCTTCACGTAGAACATCATCTCCATCAGACCATCAGACCATTCAATGCAATTCGGCACTCCGCAATCTCACGGGGATGGAGTAGCGCTGTGCAAGCTTGCGAGGTCACAAACTCGGATTTGACGTTTCTAAATATATCAAACAGTTTGGGgcccaaaaaatattttataattattgaggatgagaaataaataaataaatacaaatcagacagaaTTTTAAGAGTACCATAATATCTATTTGGCATTAGCTTAAGCTCTAAAAGACTAAAATATTTGATAACtcgaataatttaaaattagagaaAATATATGTATAGATTACGGAGAATCCCACAAGTGTATTAGTGTTTATTTGACACGAGATTAAGTTTCTACGAGCCTCCATagtaaatgctaaattaaaattttgactaaaaatattaaaaggaaaagattttaatagaatatatgaaatttaaatttgaaaatattagacgtaatgagataattATTAAGATAAAAAAAGACGAGTTGACTGAAACtaagaagtttaaaaatttaagatCATTTTAATAAAACGATGGAGAGATTGAGAAAAATATCTTATATAGAAGAGAAAATTACATTTTCAATCCTGTAACTTgtatctttttcaattttagtcctgTTATGAGTTAATTTACGTTCTTAGTCCTATAACTTATAATATTTTACAATTTCAGtcattttccctccaaaattaaaatttttcaacgaAAAATGTCTAGTTTGTGGTTGAAATATAAAAAACACAtgggtcataaaaaatcaaaatccccaaattcaatttacaactcgtcattttccgttgaaaattttcaattttagaggaaaaaAGATTGAAATTGGAAAATATTACAAATTACAGGACTAAAAATGTAAATTGACTTATAACAAgactaaaattgaaaaaagtGTAAGTTACAGGACTAAAAACGTAATTTTCTCTATATAGAATACAAGTAGAATGATTGAAATGAATGATAGCGTCAGATATTTTATATAACTGTAAAGTACatataaaacttaaaggaaagttctacaaaactAAAGagagatggttgaaatggaggatagTACCATGTATTTTATGTGATCGAAAAGtatatttaaaacttaaagaaaaattttacaaaatcgcagttagacatgttatgttatatgaagctgaatgtcGGGCTATGACACGAGCACATGAGTAGAATATGAGAGCTGCAGAGAAGAGAGTAGATCCTTTGGTACATAAAAAAGTGGACTAGGGGATTGACTACTTGCAATTACAATCGAATCGCGGCCATGACCCGACCGCAATTACAAGTGATCCATCCTTTGGTCCACTTTTTTATGGATCAAGAGATCTGGGCTCTGTAAAGATAAAGATATTAAGGTAGATGCGTGATATATGAGGATTGAcggaataagaaatgagaacattagaaAAAAGTTAAAGTTCCATATAAGAACTTGCCAATACACGAGTATACCATGAAGTTACAAAAGTTGTATGCATAAACCAACCTCCTAAAGCAAAATAAATACAAGGAAAGAGCAATAGGCCTGACCAACTGATATAGGAGAGAATCCAAAATTGaggttttttaaaatagttatttgttaattaagtttagtttattttttatatttaattttgtcctaaatcttaggaaccaagtcttgatagttaatttatcataaatcttagggaataagtctagttggttgtttttctgtttagatttttttgaggGATTTGATAGCTATATaaatctatgcttagatgatgtttggggacaagttattttgatattgaattaatTGGTTTCGCTTAAGTCACGTTACACGGTTACGGCTACATCTCCTTTGTTCTTTATTTTccgctcttattttctcaagaaggtttttttttaaaaaaaaaaacctatctTGAGTACTTCTTATTTCTCTCTTGTTTTTTCTTAATCCCTTTGTAACTTCACGCCCCAGAATAATCTATATTATGCTCGGTGTCAGTTGGTATCATATCTCATTAAGATCCAATGGAGAGACATCGTGGACGTGGTCGTGGTCGTGGTTGCAACAGGCAGGTTCCGAATGAGGAAGCCCAACGTCGTGATCGTAATATCCGGGATGTAATGATGATTGAGGATTTACAGAAGCAAGTTGCAGAATTAACCCAACGTTTGCCATCACGGGATTTTGAAGATCGTGAGATCTCTGATCATAACTCTGAGTCCACTTTTGAGAATCCATATCGCCATCGTACTATGTACCAAGAACACCGTGGTCGAGAGGAACGATATGGGGACTTTGGTTTTCGAGTTGATCTTCTTGATTTTTTTTGGCACATTACAAGCGGAAGGTTTCATTGATTGGCTCAACGAAGTAGAGAGGATTTTCGAGTACAAGGAAGTACCTGATCACGTCAAAGTAAAATTGATTGTTATCAAGTTCAAAGACCGAGCCTCAACATGGTGGGAGCTATTGGATCGaagagtttcgctagagggggggagggtgaatagcgattaaaaaaatatcgagtaagcagcggaaaataaataagccaaagcaaacacaaagatttgcttggttcggagcctttggcggctcctactccaaagcccgcacacaagggtgctttcgatgggcaatcactaataattcgaagaaTAATTACAGAATTGAAGTACAAAAATTATGTATAGAAAACAAAACCGACAATAAGAAAAGACAGAAACAGAAATAACACTTTGTTGGAGAGCTTTCgcagtgtcgcaggagcacaTAGGAGTAGATCTTTCGTTGTTGTACTGACTCCAGCctctaccctccttatataggaggttcgggacACCTGGATCATTTcgggcgccctgaatatgacgtagccgagccaaccagggatctCCACGCTGTGAAGTGACGTTTGGGGATACaattcacactacaagaaaaatgtcattaaacaacactcaaacgacaacggttttataccaaaccgttgtctttttaccttttaacaacggttttaacaaaaactgttgtcttttagtaatttttttgacctatgacaacggtttttaaaaatcgttgtctatttatgttttttggggatacaacaacgatttttaaagggtacgataacaattttttaaaactgttgtctatgtgcgtttttttgggattacgacaacggtttttaaaaaccgttgtctgttaagtgttgttaaatgcaattgttttttctttcgccactttttctccttcgtcatttgtctgttttacgccttgtttttttctgtctctttcccaaaaccctactcttcgccgactcctcc includes these proteins:
- the LOC122020726 gene encoding FCS-Like Zinc finger 10-like yields the protein MLRAMNKVRKDQSTGQLSSDSFSDSRFSSNGLIQKARNTSLFSVPGLFMNANSKGLSDCESGTSPTSPLDFKNCSNPGNSFLGFPKSTSLDWKPKCWDCNKVGLSLVDVLSDDNKSSGEFLGLSGSGNILFGPQMRTNISCPKSHTNPSGEAPKSLPKDYGIYSQFHNKSTDLRRNSRMTLESKGAESESRDFGLLRSCSAEISGSSSPLSNSQVFPLDSKSAMGSINFDKYAEFIPASIGSSSRIITSISASEMERSEDYTCIISHGPNPKTTHIFGDCIIESPSFPPENYKNKNGKDQETYAWPLKSSKHSLPSSSNDFLSLCLYCNKKLEEGKDIYMYRGDRAFCSSDCRDREILNDEESEKATIASSSPPGPSFYEAIFFEDTAMAPHAS